One genomic region from Flagellimonas oceani encodes:
- a CDS encoding DUF1593 domain-containing protein, with protein sequence MRKYIMKNLYPLLFCICLSTICPAQQNTKRTIVTTDGEIDDVDTFIRFLMYTNEFETEGLVYSSSMWHWKGDGKGTTMVSEMEMTRNLYGERSELRWPGTTWMQELLKEYAKVHPNLLLHDKNYPSAEELLGLVKVGNIDFEGEMDKRTEGSKWIAQKLLDDDPREIFLQAWGGTNTIARALKSIEEDYSNHKNWGEIKEKVSQKAIIYTIMDQDATYKNYIGPNWPKIRVFYNANQFWCFAYPWKRVVPKGQQPYLEGSFMGPNIINDHGPLFKKYYSYGDGQKQQGDPNHFEGDISKIVHTERGSFSKYDFISEGDSPAFLHLVDVGLDNYEDPSRGGWSGRFVQSTENPYRYEDGEAASDLNPETGEMDKSYPQTRWIKPMQLDFAARADWCVKSFDGANHPPKITVAEGNTINAVSGESISLNLSYEDVDGHPVYFKAWPYAEAGDGAAETTLKLDHATVQIPKTAKKGEKYHIIIEGTDTGFPALTRYQRVIITVD encoded by the coding sequence ATGCGAAAATATATTATGAAAAACCTCTACCCCCTTCTCTTTTGTATTTGTTTGAGCACCATATGCCCGGCCCAACAAAACACTAAAAGAACCATAGTCACCACTGATGGTGAAATAGATGATGTGGACACCTTTATCCGTTTTTTGATGTACACCAACGAATTCGAAACCGAAGGACTTGTGTATTCCAGTTCCATGTGGCATTGGAAAGGCGACGGTAAGGGCACCACCATGGTTTCGGAAATGGAAATGACCCGTAATCTATACGGAGAACGGAGTGAATTAAGATGGCCCGGTACCACTTGGATGCAAGAACTATTGAAGGAATATGCCAAGGTTCACCCAAATCTACTTTTGCACGACAAGAATTATCCTTCAGCTGAAGAACTTTTAGGATTAGTGAAGGTGGGCAACATCGATTTTGAAGGTGAAATGGATAAACGGACCGAAGGCTCCAAATGGATCGCACAAAAATTGCTGGACGATGACCCCCGCGAAATATTCCTTCAGGCTTGGGGCGGCACCAACACCATTGCCCGTGCCTTAAAATCTATTGAGGAAGATTACTCAAACCATAAGAATTGGGGGGAAATCAAAGAAAAAGTATCCCAAAAGGCAATCATTTACACGATAATGGACCAAGATGCCACTTATAAAAACTATATAGGGCCCAATTGGCCGAAAATCCGTGTATTTTACAATGCCAATCAGTTTTGGTGCTTTGCCTACCCTTGGAAAAGAGTGGTGCCCAAAGGCCAGCAGCCTTATCTGGAAGGGAGTTTTATGGGCCCAAATATCATCAATGACCATGGCCCGCTTTTCAAAAAATACTATTCCTATGGAGATGGGCAAAAACAACAGGGCGATCCCAACCATTTTGAAGGGGATATCTCCAAAATTGTACATACAGAGAGAGGAAGTTTTTCAAAATATGATTTTATATCCGAAGGGGACTCCCCTGCATTTTTGCATTTGGTAGATGTGGGGCTGGACAATTACGAGGACCCATCACGAGGGGGCTGGAGCGGTCGTTTTGTACAATCAACAGAAAATCCGTACCGATATGAAGACGGGGAAGCCGCTTCCGATCTAAATCCAGAAACCGGAGAAATGGATAAAAGCTATCCACAGACCCGGTGGATCAAACCCATGCAACTCGATTTCGCCGCACGCGCCGATTGGTGCGTAAAATCATTTGACGGGGCCAATCATCCCCCAAAAATTACGGTCGCAGAGGGAAATACCATAAACGCCGTTTCAGGGGAATCCATTTCCCTCAATTTATCCTACGAAGATGTGGACGGACATCCTGTATATTTTAAAGCATGGCCTTATGCTGAAGCAGGAGATGGAGCCGCGGAAACGACCCTTAAATTAGATCATGCCACCGTGCAGATACCAAAAACTGCAAAAAAAGGGGAGAAATACCACATCATTATTGAAGGTACGGATACCGGTTTTCCGGCTTTGACAAGGTATCAAAGGGTAATCATAACTGTGGATTGA
- a CDS encoding Gfo/Idh/MocA family protein: protein MDSKPFYINRRKFLASSTAALALSTFGAYGLDLIYSQKKWRVGLIGCGWYGKSDLFKLIQVANVEVVSLCDVDKKHLEEAAQLVAQRQASKKRPRLYHDYRKMLAEKDLDIVLIGSPDHWHALQAIEAMESGAHLYLQKPISLDVLEGEAILATAKKLGKKVQVGTQRRSTPHLVEGKKNIIDAGLLGKISHVEMCCYYHMRWNANPPVQQVPDYFDYDFWSGPAPIRPYTGLPHRSWRAFMEYGNGIVGDMCVHMLDAVRWMLDLGWPKKVSSTGGIYVQKDSIANTSDTQMAIFEFDELNCVWQHRSWGTPTDPDYPWAFFIYGEKGTFKGSVFQYEFIPNGDGERIKKEVVYEREKYPEDLKEKDIELHTAPATRAHMLDLIHSIENDSLPVADVEQGHISTASCILANLSMKLERPLAYNPQEKIILNDSEASALLKNAYRGPWKHPYKSI from the coding sequence ATGGACTCCAAACCCTTTTATATCAACCGAAGAAAGTTTTTGGCAAGCTCCACGGCAGCTCTGGCACTTTCAACATTTGGCGCCTATGGACTGGATTTGATCTATTCCCAAAAAAAATGGAGGGTCGGGCTTATCGGATGTGGCTGGTATGGTAAAAGTGATCTGTTCAAGCTCATTCAAGTGGCCAATGTAGAAGTGGTATCGCTTTGCGATGTGGATAAAAAACACTTGGAAGAGGCTGCTCAATTGGTCGCCCAACGTCAAGCATCCAAGAAAAGACCACGTTTGTACCACGACTATCGTAAAATGCTAGCGGAAAAGGATCTGGACATAGTTCTTATTGGCTCCCCAGACCATTGGCATGCGTTACAAGCCATTGAAGCCATGGAATCCGGGGCACATCTCTATCTGCAAAAGCCCATAAGTTTAGATGTTCTGGAAGGAGAGGCTATTTTAGCAACTGCCAAAAAACTGGGTAAAAAAGTACAGGTCGGCACACAACGAAGAAGCACTCCCCATTTAGTGGAAGGCAAAAAAAATATTATCGATGCAGGACTGTTGGGCAAAATCTCCCATGTAGAAATGTGCTGCTATTACCATATGCGGTGGAACGCCAACCCACCCGTACAGCAGGTTCCCGATTATTTTGACTATGATTTTTGGTCAGGTCCCGCCCCGATACGCCCCTACACCGGGTTGCCCCACCGAAGCTGGCGCGCCTTTATGGAGTACGGTAATGGCATCGTGGGCGATATGTGTGTCCATATGTTGGACGCCGTCCGCTGGATGCTTGATCTTGGCTGGCCCAAAAAAGTAAGCTCCACAGGAGGGATTTATGTACAAAAAGACTCCATTGCCAATACCTCGGACACCCAAATGGCCATTTTTGAATTTGATGAACTGAACTGTGTATGGCAGCATCGTAGTTGGGGCACTCCGACCGACCCAGATTACCCGTGGGCCTTCTTCATTTATGGTGAAAAAGGCACCTTCAAAGGAAGTGTCTTCCAATATGAATTTATTCCCAATGGCGATGGTGAGCGCATAAAAAAAGAAGTGGTCTATGAAAGGGAAAAATATCCCGAGGATTTAAAAGAAAAGGATATCGAACTGCATACGGCACCAGCAACAAGAGCCCATATGTTGGATTTAATACACTCCATTGAAAACGATAGCCTACCAGTAGCCGATGTAGAACAAGGACATATTTCCACTGCAAGTTGTATTTTGGCCAACCTATCCATGAAACTGGAACGGCCCCTGGCCTACAATCCACAGGAAAAAATTATCCTAAATGATTCCGAAGCATCTGCGTTGTTAAAGAATGCGTACCGTGGGCCATGGAAACATCCTTACAAATCCATCTAA
- a CDS encoding gluconate 2-dehydrogenase subunit 3 family protein — MDRRKALKFTGSMAAIAVAGPSLLSLLQSCKNEARVDWQPMFLTSEEAAFVSKIVDMILPRTETPGALDVKVDIFIDKVYAKLYDAEAQENVRKEIERFNADCISDFGDSFVNLSESEQIKVLQKAEDNSGQFGSGVWGTTVGKPEPVGFYRSLKSTALWGYFTSQEIGENVLSYDPIPGAYHGCISLSEVGNKWSL; from the coding sequence ATGGACCGTAGAAAAGCTTTAAAATTTACAGGAAGTATGGCCGCAATAGCGGTTGCAGGGCCGTCTTTGCTCTCTTTATTGCAATCGTGCAAAAATGAGGCTCGGGTAGATTGGCAACCGATGTTTTTAACCAGCGAAGAGGCTGCATTTGTATCCAAAATAGTGGACATGATATTGCCTCGGACCGAAACACCCGGCGCATTGGATGTAAAGGTGGATATATTTATAGATAAGGTCTATGCCAAATTGTACGATGCCGAAGCGCAGGAAAATGTCAGAAAAGAAATAGAAAGATTCAACGCTGATTGCATTTCGGATTTTGGTGACAGCTTTGTAAACCTATCCGAATCGGAACAAATCAAAGTTTTGCAAAAAGCGGAAGATAATTCAGGACAATTTGGTAGCGGCGTATGGGGAACCACAGTTGGCAAACCAGAACCCGTAGGTTTTTATCGTTCCTTAAAATCAACAGCGCTCTGGGGCTATTTCACTTCACAGGAAATTGGCGAAAATGTATTGAGCTACGACCCCATTCCAGGTGCATACCACGGTTGCATATCCTTGAGCGAAGTAGGCAACAAATGGAGCCTCTGA
- a CDS encoding GMC oxidoreductase — translation MPNFNIDADPKHTYDAIVIGSGISGGWAAKELCEKGLKTLVLERGPVVEHPQDYTTANLDPWDLELRGGLTPEQKKKHYKGIRSGFIGQDTEHFYANDEENPYTEVKPFLWIRGHQMGGRSLLWGKQTYRWSEMDFEANAKDGHGVDWPIRYKDLEPWYTYVEKYAGISGEALGLPQLPDSHFLPPMELNCVEKDIKKRIERDFPGRHMIIGRVAHLTEPLNGRGQCQYRNRCSRGCPYGAYFSSNAVTLPAANATGNLTFRPYSIVQSIMYDEGSGKASGVRIIDAETNEDIEFKAKIIFCNASTLSTTQILLNSTSNRFPNGMGNDSGELGHNLMDHTYRVGALGKVDGYEDKYYSGRRPNGIYIPRYWNIDEESKTDKFLRGFGFQGGGYRMGNSEAANRKEFGGDYKDSIMKPGPWEFFITGFAECLPYHDNKVFLNKEVTDKWGQPTLSIDCEYKENELAQNKQIQEDAVEMLEKAGVKDVIGFDNEHEPGYGVHEMGTARMGRDPKTSVLNGTNQIHSVKNVFVTDGACMTSNSCVNPSLTYMALTARAANHAVEELKKLNI, via the coding sequence ATGCCAAACTTTAATATTGATGCCGACCCCAAGCATACTTACGATGCCATTGTAATCGGCTCAGGAATAAGTGGTGGGTGGGCCGCCAAGGAACTTTGCGAAAAGGGTTTGAAGACCCTGGTTCTGGAACGTGGCCCTGTAGTGGAACATCCCCAAGATTATACAACTGCCAACCTTGATCCATGGGATTTGGAACTAAGGGGCGGACTGACACCCGAACAAAAGAAAAAACATTATAAAGGAATCCGTTCCGGTTTTATAGGACAGGATACCGAACATTTTTATGCCAACGATGAGGAAAACCCATATACCGAAGTAAAGCCATTCCTTTGGATACGTGGACACCAAATGGGCGGTCGTTCTTTATTATGGGGAAAACAGACCTACCGCTGGAGCGAAATGGATTTTGAGGCCAATGCGAAAGACGGCCACGGAGTGGATTGGCCCATCAGATACAAGGATCTGGAACCTTGGTACACCTATGTGGAAAAATATGCGGGCATTAGTGGCGAAGCACTCGGGTTGCCGCAACTTCCCGATAGCCACTTCCTCCCTCCTATGGAACTGAACTGTGTAGAAAAAGACATCAAAAAACGCATAGAACGGGACTTTCCAGGAAGGCACATGATCATTGGCCGTGTGGCCCATTTGACCGAACCTTTGAACGGCAGGGGACAATGCCAATACCGAAACCGATGCAGCCGGGGCTGCCCTTACGGCGCATATTTTAGCAGTAATGCCGTAACACTTCCCGCGGCCAATGCCACTGGAAATCTAACTTTTAGACCCTACTCGATCGTACAATCCATTATGTATGATGAAGGTTCCGGTAAAGCCTCAGGTGTTCGAATTATCGATGCCGAGACCAATGAAGATATCGAATTCAAGGCCAAGATTATTTTCTGTAATGCCTCTACCTTGAGCACCACGCAAATTTTGCTGAATTCCACTTCAAACCGTTTCCCCAACGGAATGGGGAACGATAGTGGTGAACTGGGCCACAACCTTATGGACCACACCTATCGTGTTGGAGCCTTGGGGAAAGTCGATGGTTATGAAGACAAGTACTACAGTGGACGTAGGCCCAACGGAATCTACATTCCACGCTACTGGAACATTGACGAAGAATCCAAAACCGATAAATTCCTAAGAGGTTTTGGTTTTCAAGGCGGAGGATACCGAATGGGCAACAGTGAAGCTGCCAATCGCAAGGAATTTGGTGGTGATTACAAGGACAGCATCATGAAACCGGGACCATGGGAATTCTTCATTACAGGATTTGCCGAATGTTTGCCCTATCATGATAACAAAGTCTTCCTGAACAAAGAAGTTACGGACAAATGGGGACAACCCACCCTATCCATTGATTGTGAATACAAGGAAAACGAACTGGCCCAAAACAAACAAATTCAGGAAGATGCCGTGGAAATGTTGGAAAAAGCAGGCGTTAAAGATGTCATAGGTTTTGATAACGAACACGAACCCGGGTACGGCGTCCACGAAATGGGGACCGCACGTATGGGTCGCGATCCAAAAACTTCCGTTTTGAACGGTACCAACCAGATTCATTCGGTAAAAAATGTTTTCGTTACCGATGGCGCCTGTATGACCTCCAATTCATGCGTAAACCCATCATTAACTTACATGGCACTCACGGCACGAGCTGCCAATCACGCAGTGGAAGAACTTAAAAAACTCAACATTTGA
- a CDS encoding NUDIX hydrolase yields MLPSETKYLTNVSFDTVIFGFTGEELKILVLEYQNTGLFALPGGYIRRDENLLDAAKKGVMKRTGLKTIHLEQFHTFGKLNRSDPEPSKQIAKGLGYEMPEDHWVLDRFITVGYYSLINYNLVKPTPNKFSDSINWYSINNLPPLMMDHEEIVQKALEAIRNDLGKRPIGTNLLPEKFTMKELRKVYEAILDKKLRRTTFQRKILSMDILIRHEKLFTGAANKAPYLYSFDKKKIEKL; encoded by the coding sequence ATGTTGCCTTCAGAAACTAAATACCTAACCAACGTTTCCTTTGATACCGTAATCTTTGGTTTTACGGGCGAAGAGCTGAAAATTTTGGTCCTTGAATATCAAAATACCGGCTTGTTCGCACTGCCCGGCGGTTACATTAGGCGCGATGAAAACCTGCTGGATGCCGCTAAAAAAGGGGTCATGAAACGTACCGGTCTAAAAACCATACACTTGGAGCAATTCCATACTTTTGGAAAGTTGAACCGATCTGACCCCGAACCTTCAAAACAAATAGCTAAGGGCCTAGGTTATGAAATGCCAGAGGATCATTGGGTTTTAGATCGATTCATTACCGTAGGCTATTATTCCTTGATCAACTATAACCTGGTAAAACCAACACCTAACAAATTTTCCGATTCCATCAATTGGTATAGTATAAACAATCTGCCCCCATTAATGATGGACCACGAAGAAATCGTACAAAAAGCTTTGGAAGCCATCAGGAACGATCTTGGAAAAAGACCCATCGGGACCAACCTACTACCCGAAAAGTTCACCATGAAAGAATTACGGAAGGTCTATGAGGCCATATTGGACAAAAAATTACGGCGGACCACTTTTCAACGAAAAATATTGAGCATGGATATTTTGATAAGACACGAAAAATTATTCACAGGGGCAGCTAACAAAGCTCCTTATCTATATAGTTTCGATAAAAAGAAAATTGAAAAACTATAA
- a CDS encoding SusC/RagA family TonB-linked outer membrane protein: MNQNRFQVLTRLFGALKAFQTFFLSMTMMLVGGSAIAAAPDSGDAPSPPYQLTITGTVVDNFGTPLPGTNVIVKGTTNGTQTDFDGNYSITAPSDATLIFSYVGFKTIEIPVNGNATVDATMQEDAAALDEVVVTGYGSQTRGELTGSVGTVDVAEATKTPVVNAAEALQGRVAGVTITNNGQPGSAPVVRVRGFGSGNSNDPLYIIDGVQTDDPGILNSINPADIQQMNVLKDGAAAIYGARASNGVIIVTTKSGGYNLDRARVSLDMYTGFSVATNLPEMLTPAQHGQMLWQSILNDGGTPSHPQYGEGPTPVVPETIQGVPVTMNVAPNGTNWVDEIYRSAITQNASITLENGNEKSKFLFSAGYLNRQGIQIHTGFKRGNVRLNSEFKVGDRIRIGQHANISFDRRSGGQSWFNFAQRMSPLVPVYDTDGNFGGNYSNDTGLSNPNNPVAEATRQKDDFAKTFRVFGDIYATVDILDGLQFKTSFGGSIRAYNDRRFRALIPESSEPIATNTLTEADQDTYEWVWTNTLNYNKSFGDHSVNALVGIEALDNHGKGKEISRTDYFYERPDYYLLSNGGGAPNVAYAYDNASSLFSVFGTVNYDYDGKYLLTATVRRDESSRFIGDNKSDIFPSFSAGWVVSNENFWPTDSFMSRLKLKGSWGQLGNQSLPVDNPTVNFSILSEQYANYAYNGSAAGITQGAILSAAGNPNLKWETSETTNFGIEMGFFDNKLNFSAEYFTITTKDLINQDGSLYSSTALDAAPPYVNLGSFRNKGVDATLSFSDQTDSGFNYGIDVNFSHYKNEVLDLISAFQTGFGGFRTTGTVTRTQEGQPISSFYGRIVDGIFASEAEVANAPSQGFATNADGVGRFRYRDINGDGTINDDDRTFIGSPHPDFTYGVNFRMAYKGFDMSAFFQGSQGNDIFNNDKVYTDFPTFFNANRSVRVLDSWTPDNLDAELPALSQSITNNEGTANSFFVEDGSYMRLKNLQIGYTFDEEVSGYLGMDSVRLYLQGTNLFTITGYDGVDPELQPRLDGGAIDNLTIGVSDNNYPLAAIYSFGVNLKF; encoded by the coding sequence ATGAATCAAAACAGATTTCAAGTTTTGACAAGGTTGTTTGGTGCCCTAAAGGCTTTTCAGACTTTTTTCTTGTCAATGACAATGATGTTGGTGGGTGGATCTGCAATTGCAGCAGCCCCGGACTCGGGTGATGCTCCTTCGCCCCCTTACCAATTAACCATAACGGGTACGGTTGTGGACAATTTCGGAACACCTTTGCCAGGTACCAATGTTATTGTAAAAGGTACCACTAACGGAACTCAGACAGACTTTGACGGTAATTATTCCATTACAGCGCCTTCCGACGCTACCTTGATTTTTTCTTATGTAGGGTTTAAAACCATAGAAATCCCGGTAAACGGTAATGCTACTGTGGATGCGACCATGCAGGAAGATGCAGCAGCTTTGGATGAAGTTGTGGTTACTGGTTATGGAAGCCAAACAAGGGGTGAACTGACCGGTTCCGTTGGAACGGTTGATGTGGCCGAGGCCACTAAAACACCAGTGGTTAACGCAGCAGAAGCCTTGCAAGGTAGGGTTGCGGGTGTTACCATAACCAATAATGGACAGCCAGGATCCGCTCCTGTTGTTCGTGTAAGGGGTTTCGGTTCTGGAAACAGTAACGATCCACTTTACATTATTGATGGTGTCCAAACAGATGACCCTGGTATATTGAACTCAATAAACCCAGCTGACATCCAACAGATGAACGTACTTAAGGATGGTGCCGCGGCTATTTATGGTGCTAGGGCATCAAATGGTGTTATTATCGTAACTACCAAGAGTGGTGGATATAATTTGGATAGAGCAAGAGTGTCTTTGGATATGTACACTGGATTTTCCGTCGCTACCAACTTACCTGAAATGTTGACACCTGCCCAGCATGGACAAATGCTATGGCAGAGTATACTGAATGATGGAGGCACACCTTCCCATCCACAGTATGGAGAAGGACCAACCCCTGTTGTGCCGGAAACTATCCAAGGTGTTCCGGTAACAATGAATGTCGCTCCAAATGGGACAAATTGGGTAGATGAAATTTACAGAAGTGCCATTACCCAAAATGCTTCTATTACATTGGAGAATGGTAACGAAAAATCCAAGTTCCTTTTTTCTGCCGGTTATTTGAACCGTCAAGGTATCCAAATCCATACTGGATTTAAAAGAGGTAACGTACGATTGAACTCCGAGTTTAAAGTTGGAGATAGAATCAGGATTGGACAACACGCAAATATTTCGTTTGATAGAAGAAGCGGTGGACAATCTTGGTTCAACTTTGCCCAAAGAATGTCTCCATTGGTACCGGTATATGATACCGATGGTAATTTTGGTGGTAACTATAGTAATGATACCGGTCTTTCCAATCCCAACAACCCTGTTGCAGAGGCAACTCGCCAAAAAGATGACTTTGCCAAAACATTTAGAGTATTCGGTGACATCTATGCAACCGTTGATATTTTGGACGGATTACAGTTCAAAACCTCTTTTGGTGGATCTATCAGGGCGTATAACGATAGACGTTTCAGAGCGTTGATTCCGGAATCCTCCGAGCCTATTGCCACGAATACATTGACCGAAGCAGACCAGGATACTTATGAGTGGGTTTGGACAAACACTTTGAATTACAATAAATCTTTTGGAGATCATAGTGTTAATGCACTTGTTGGTATTGAAGCATTGGATAATCACGGTAAAGGGAAAGAGATTTCCAGGACCGACTATTTTTATGAAAGACCTGACTATTATTTGTTGAGCAATGGTGGAGGTGCACCTAACGTGGCCTATGCCTATGATAATGCATCATCTTTGTTCTCTGTGTTTGGTACGGTAAACTATGACTACGATGGAAAGTATCTTTTGACCGCTACGGTTCGTCGTGATGAATCTTCAAGATTTATTGGAGACAATAAGAGCGATATATTTCCTTCGTTTAGTGCAGGTTGGGTGGTGAGCAACGAAAACTTCTGGCCGACTGATTCCTTTATGAGTAGATTGAAGTTGAAAGGTTCTTGGGGACAGTTAGGTAACCAAAGCTTACCAGTGGACAACCCAACAGTAAACTTCTCTATATTAAGTGAGCAGTATGCAAATTATGCCTATAATGGAAGTGCTGCAGGTATAACCCAAGGGGCAATATTGTCAGCAGCTGGGAATCCAAATTTAAAATGGGAAACTTCAGAGACCACCAACTTTGGTATTGAAATGGGCTTCTTTGACAATAAACTGAACTTTTCTGCAGAATATTTTACCATTACTACCAAAGATTTGATCAATCAAGATGGTAGCTTATACAGTTCTACAGCTTTGGACGCAGCCCCTCCTTATGTAAACTTGGGTTCATTTAGAAATAAAGGTGTGGATGCCACTTTAAGCTTTTCAGATCAAACCGATTCCGGCTTTAATTATGGTATCGACGTTAATTTTTCACATTACAAGAACGAAGTACTTGATTTGATCAGCGCATTCCAAACAGGTTTTGGTGGTTTTAGGACTACAGGAACTGTAACCAGAACACAAGAGGGTCAACCCATTTCCTCTTTCTATGGTAGAATTGTGGATGGCATCTTTGCTTCTGAAGCTGAAGTGGCCAATGCACCAAGCCAAGGGTTTGCAACAAATGCTGATGGTGTTGGTAGATTTAGATACCGAGATATTAATGGTGATGGGACTATAAATGACGATGACAGAACTTTTATCGGTTCTCCTCACCCAGATTTCACTTATGGTGTTAACTTTAGAATGGCATACAAAGGATTCGATATGTCTGCATTCTTCCAAGGTTCCCAAGGAAACGATATATTCAATAATGATAAAGTATATACCGACTTTCCTACCTTCTTTAACGCTAACAGAAGTGTGAGGGTATTGGATTCCTGGACTCCGGACAATTTGGATGCCGAATTACCCGCATTGAGTCAGAGTATCACAAACAACGAAGGTACGGCGAACTCATTTTTTGTAGAGGATGGCTCCTATATGCGATTGAAGAACCTACAAATTGGTTATACTTTTGACGAAGAAGTGTCCGGTTATTTGGGAATGGACAGCGTCCGTTTGTATCTTCAAGGAACCAATCTGTTTACCATTACAGGTTACGATGGGGTAGACCCAGAACTACAACCAAGACTTGATGGTGGAGCTATAGACAACCTTACTATAGGGGTTTCGGACAACAACTACCCTTTGGCTGCAATTTATTCCTTTGGAGTTAATCTAAAATTTTAA